The region aaattaaaaagtggttttatttatttttcagttgttttcctcttttctttatccttcttggggggggcgttggtgtggtggtggctgtggtggcggcggtgtgatggccgtctgggggtcgggggggttccctttggagggggggaggtttctaccctttcacctgggttgagggtggtggtggggccctctcttccctgttgtcccctcttcttttctcctcctctgggggtggctgtatttgcggcggtagcagcgccagcgccagcaggttcggtgcAGCCTTTGTTCTTTgggtccccacgaggctccccgtgtggcgcgcaggagctgcgggatcgggggccttcgcttgggggggctccttccccctcttgggcagctaggggtgatggcgactgcagtcgcgaggcaggccccccaggatcgttgcgCGGTGGGAGGTCTCGGGCTACGGAGCTCCGCTTGGCCGTCGGCCGGGTGCCCTCGGCTTCGGCCCGACGGGCCTGCGGGGGGCCTCAGCAgctcctcgcttgctccgccggacgtttccgacgcccacgcggtcgccgcggggtccgcggcctggaaggcggtttcgggcctctaggcccaggggttccgccgagtctccggccgggcgcactcagcctcggtCCGGGGCGGTCGCCGGGgggccttcagcggctccccggttgatGCACCGGGCTCGCTTTGCGCCCGCGCACCGGCGGCGGCAGTTCCGccgggccagaggcttggcatctaatagcatcttgaggacccctctggcatagctcgcggacccctgggggtccccggactacctgttgggaaccactggagtaGGCTGTCTGTGAGCTCTGCCCCAGAGAGTGCACTCCATTTTGAACTGGACTATGGACTTTTGTAACTTTTAGGGATTACTGGGTGCCTGATTCTCATCCCTGTAtctgttgaatcctgacaagactttTGATGTCAGTAAACCGTATATTTTTCTTGTTTACTTAAACTAAATGAGAGTGTTTTCTTGGTTAAGAGGGAGAATGTTATTCAAGTCTGCCTAAGCATCCTTGGACGTATTAATTGTTCTCTAAGATTATCCTAAAATAAGTTGTGCATGGAAGGTGATTTTCAGGTCCCCAAAGGGCACTTTGGGTGGAAATCTCAGAGGATGACCACTCCCTCACTCCCTGTCTCCAGGTGGAGCAATTTCCTCACTTTAGAAAGGGAGCTTGTTTTCCATAATTGGGTCTGCTTTTTGTGAGCTGTGTGATCTGAAGAAAAAGGTTCTCTCATGTCCGGGGAACTTTTGGAAAGACATGCTTGCAAACATTCGGGATCTCCCAAGGTCTGCCACAAAACACCTCCCTTGGCTCAAATGCTGAAATGTATTTTGGGAGCTGATGATAAAAGAAGCCAGCAGCAAGCAGGCAGGCGGTGGCTGCCAGAGGACTATTTATAAGCCCTGAGTCAGGCCTGGGTCCTGCAAGCACACAGCTCTCCAAGGGCAGACGCCCCCCAGCCGCTGAAGACGCTGTAGGAGAGCAGTCTCTCTCTCAGAAGGTGCTCATGTCAAGGTCCCTCCCCTCCTCGTCTTCCTCCAGGGCCTCCAGGTGGCGTTCCTTGGGGCTGGATGCGGAGCTGAGATGGAAGTGGGAGGGTGCCAAGAGCCAGGGCTCCTGCCAAGGCCCCGTGGCCTCTTGGGGCAGGAGGACCCACAAAGAGCCGCCCTCAGAGTGCAGGGACATGGTGGTCCAGAACGCCCTCTACACGGGGGACCTGGCTGGGGTGCAGAGGCATTTCTCAGAGCGCGCTGAGGTCAACTTGGTCATCCACGCCAAGAGCCAAGATCTGCGCTGGACCAGCCAGAAATGGGGTAAGGGCAGCCGTGAAAGAGGGGGAGCAAGGTGGCTTGGAGCAGGGAGGTCCATctgcccttggggtcccttttctgtgattctattagaCTGCTCCATTGGGAAGTGTAGGCCAAAGGAGCTAATGATACTTGtaaagttggaaagggaccacagggctcatctagtctaaccccatgcaatgtagggatcttttgcccaacagggggctcgaactcaggaccctgaggttaagagtctcgttTTCTCCAGCCTGAGCCACCCCAAGGAGCAACAGTGGTGGGACTGTAGGGAGAAGGGGCAGGTCCCCCAGAGGAAATGTCCTGCACACAGGAAGTGGCCCAGGAAACATGATAGATGGCTGGTTTGCAATCCAGGGGCATAGGGAGGGGTGGgcactgcagccccccccccggccttctcccctccccccaggagAGGCAGGTCAGGAGaggaaggtaatgggaccctttataaaACTTGGTTTATCCTTTAcacttttgaaattcacacacacatatagtttATTCAGTATGATGACGCAATGTACTGGTAGGGAATAggggtttttttcttgaaaaagcGTTGTTTGTCAGTTAAAAAATGATTCCTCACTAACAAACCTTTATTTTGGAAACATAACCAGAACTGACAACTCTCTTTTATActgtcactttaaaaacaaacaagaaaaaaaatccattgtcTCTCTCTGCCCACTTTCAATTTGGCAAAACCAAACAGGGATTATGAAAGTTGTGCTTgcagaaaggttacaacatttatAGAAGGGGAAGGGGCAGAATGGGTGGGAGGGAGACTGGGAGCAAAAGGGCATTCAAGCTACAGCTTTGCAGCTACAGATTGTGGCGATCCCTCATTTTAGGTGACTTTATAGATCCTAGaggtgtagagttggaagggaccctgagggtcatctagtccaaccccctgcaatggaggaatctcaactaaagtattatttaaaaggggattagacaagttGGCAGAGGCTAATCATCCTTTCGGCGCTCCAGGACCAGAGGCAGGAGGTCTCTGAAGGAGACCAGTGGCTGCCCCCCCCGTCTTACTTATGGCCTCAGTcgtggggagctgctgcctggccGAAGGGCCGAAGGTTTGCTTCCAAGTTAACATTGAGAGAGCGCTCCCACCTCCGGCCTTTTCCTCCCGCGGCCGGGCGCGCGCGCCTCACAGGCCGCTGACCCTCCCCGCCAGCTGGGGCTTGCCATCTGCTCCTGCGACCCTCCCCTCTTTGCAAACGGTTTTCTCGTGCGCCTTCCGTGTcaaaacaaccctgcgaggtaggccacaGGGctggtctagtgcaggcatccccaaactgcggccctccagatgttttggcctacaactcccatgatccctagctaagaggaccagtggtcagggatgatgggaattgtagtccaaaacatctggagggccgaagtttggggatgcctggtctagtgggaCCGAGCTGGCGCGCTAAGCACGTGGAGATCACCTGCCTTCTCCACTCGCCCCAGCTCCCAGTTTCTGGCGCGGCGCTTTCCCTTTGCACCACCGGCCCTGCTGGCTGCTGAGTCACAAGGGCTCCCCAGAATAGCTCGGGCTGCGACTTGACACCTGGGCACGCAGCcctccgtccgtccgtccccggGCAGCCCAGCTGCAGCCTCTGTCCCGCCGGAGAAGCCCCGAGGGTCCCCTCCGCCGGAGCCATGGAGCCCATCTCCACGCGCAAGGCCGAGGGCCCGGCGCAGGCCTTCTGGCAGGCGCTCTTGGCGGGCGATGGGGGCGCCATCCTCTGCCTCCTGGGCGACCCCGAAAGCGGAGTGGGCCCCAACTCCGTCTTCGACACCAGCGACCAGGACGAGTGGAAGAACTACCGATTCAACTCCCGCTGGTTGAGTGCGCCCAGAGAACAacgggggtggtgggtgggggagaggcggGGGTAGGAAAAGCGCCTTGCGGCACCCAAGGAAAACCTTCCGCAGAGTTTGGGAGTTGCCCTTCTCGCGCTTGCAGGCTTCCATTGGAGCCTGCTTTCCGCGCGCCACCGTGCCCCTGAGCACGTGCAAAGCGCCCTTGTGTCTGCCGCACGGCCCTTCCTGATCCCGcgtctctctcctccctttccaCAGGGCTTTGGGCGCTGACCTACGAGCAGGAGCTGACCACCCCGCTGCACATCACGGCCAGCCGCGGCTACCTGGAGTGCCTGCGCCACTTGCTGCTCCGCGGGGCGGACGTGGACCTGGCGCCGGGCGGCCGGACTGCGCTGCACGAGGCGTGCGCGGCGGCCACGACGGACTGCGTGAGGCTCCTGCTCTCCTTCGGCGCTGACCCCCTGGCCGTCTCGGAAGGAGGGCTCCAGTCGCTTCACCTGTGCCGGAGCCCCGCCTCCCTCGAGTGAGTGGCACAACCCCGACGGGGGGGCGTCTCCTTGAGGCGCGTGGCCTGGAAGAGGCGCCCCTAGCTTGACCCTGGGGTTTGGGCAGGGGAGAAGGGCTGCTCATCCTCcattcggggtggggggtgggggtggggaacacagCCGTCCTctcctgggcttcccagaggaaGGAAAGTCCGTCCTGGGGTCCTGGAAGCAAAACAATCGCCAGAAGGCGCTCCCCTGGACCCAAACGGGGGAAATGCCCACAGCTCCCGCCCGACCCCAGTTTTTCTCCCTGAGCTGCAGAGTCCCCGAGACTACCAAGTTATATTGATACAGGAGACGGAGAATCCCACAAGCGCCTCTcactggctgaaaaaaaaggCCACAGTGATAATGATTAATTAACAATTCGCTGCCCTTTCAAGAAAACGGGCGACCAGAATGATCGAGGGAACGAGCGACTCCCCTCTGGGGAAAAGTGACCTCATTTGGGGCGTTTTACTTTAGAGAAAGTGCAAGTAAGAGGCGAAAAGATAgcggtttataaaattatgcatagcatgGGGAACGTGCACCAAATTTTTGTCCCtatctcataacactggaacgcAGCAGGGGCGTCCAACGAAGCCAAATgtaggaagattcaggagagcCTAAAGAAAGTCATTCGTCCGGCAGCGCGTAGTTaacctacggaactccctcccccaggaggcagggatggccaccaacttggatagcttcaaAAGAAGactagacaaattcctggaggaggagagggccatcGAAGGCTGCTAGCCAAGACGGCTCTGCTCTGTCCCTTTGCAGGAGAAGGCGgtgctgcttctgaataccagaagcTGGGAAGctagcagagagagagggagggagggagagagaaactgacCACAGATTACCTGTTGGAGGCGCACACTTTACCCAGGATAAAATCAAACAGactaatggggagggggagaaaactcAATTTATTGTAGGAAATACACACTTGATACTAGGACTAAAGAGGATTCAGAGTGGCGCTTAGTCTCTGCGATGGAGAGACATCCAAATTGAGAGGTCTCCGCACAGGAGGGGAGGCAGGAAGTATCAGCCTTAGCCGGAAGGAAGGTCACATGCAAGAACCGCCCagctctggatcaggccaggggcccatctcgctgtgcccaaccagatgcctctgctgTTGGGAAGCACCGGAGCAGGATCccaacacaagagcaactctccatCTCGCCGGGTTGTTTCCTTCCAGCAACTTGTAAGCAGAAGGGAGCCATTCTGGCTAGTAGCGACCAGCACAAGTTAGGCCAGGAAGGAAACtcgaggaagagaagaagggccTTTTGCCAGCTACTCTTTCTCACGCCTTCAGGGCAAGCTAAGCAGCATGCCAAACTTTTAGGCTTCTTCCTTCAGGTGAGGCTCCCTGAGAACTTTTCTAAGGCCGGCCTATAATAGAGCAAAACAAGCCTCTAGTCTAGGACAAGTTTGAAAACCCACCACCCCAAACACCCTCCCTGGCGGCACACAAGAGCCAGGCTTGGCCGCAGCCAGAGTTCAGAGGCTGCCCGAGTAGACCGTGGGAGAGCAGAGCCCGGACACAGGAGGGCCTGGGGACGGCGGGGACACAGAAAGGCGCCGGGCGACCCCTCTGCTTCTCCCCGCGCAGGTGCGCTCGGCTGCTGCTGTGCCATGGCGCCCGGGTGAACTGCgtctcggaggaggaggaggacacgcCGCTGCACCTGGCGGCGCGGCTGGGCCTGGCGGGCCACGTGCGCCTCTTCCTGAGCTACGGCGCCAGCCTGGAGGCGCGCAACGCCGAGGGGCAGACCCCGCTGAACGCCGCCTGCGCCCAGGCGCACCCTCCGGAGGCGCTGGGCGACTGCTACGAGGTGTGCCGGCAGCTGGTGGAGGCGGGCGCGAGCGTGGACGCCCCCGACGCAGACCGACAGCGGCCGCTGCACCTGGCCTGCAAGGCCGCCAACCCCCGCGTGGTGGCGCTGCTCCTCGCCCGCGGCGCCAGCGTCAACATCATGAGCTACAGCGGCAACACGGCGCTGCACAACATCCTACAGGTGGCCGCCTACAAGCTGGAGCACCGGCCCGAGCTGGTGGTGCGAGACCTGCTCAATCACGGCGCCGTCCGCGTCTGGCCCGGAGCCCTCCTCAAGGTGAGAAGGGTCAGGGGCGCCTCAATTCCTGGGACCCCTGGGacgagggggcggggaggggttggctggctggctgtgagCCCCACAAGTCCACAGCTCCTCGGTCTGCTATGAGGGTGGCAGAGGCGAGGAAGGCGCTGGGACTGTCCAGGGCACTGCATGCGCCTCACCTGGCCTCACCTGCCTTGTTTGGCACCTGCGCGGTGGCCTCCGCGGAACGGGGTGAAGTCTTGCTGGAGTCCcgccataggaaccaactccgaGGGGCCGAGAGGGCTTcagcccccccctaaaatatttgagggggcatgCCCCCTCCAaattggtgggcattgccattcaaatggtgtgcgtgcaccgCTTCATAGGATCGATTATGTagagtggggcttacctgcccaatctccccccccccagttggcaCCCCAGAACCCCGCAAACGGGTTTAAGAACATGAGAGCTTGCTTTAGcaggccagtgacccacctagtccaacatGTTCTCACTGAGGCTGAAAGAGCTGCCCGAGCAAAATCCCCACGTGGCCACTTGCAGAAAACGAGCACCGAATGCTGTCTCCGGTTGCAAGTGAAGCAAAACAGTCCTTGCAAGGCCGTTCAGAGGCCGGCAGAAATTGCAGCCGCCAGCCGTTATAATTACGGCGCTTCCGTCGCTTTGAGACCAGCCGCTGAGTGAAGCCGGAGCTCCAGAGCGCCTAAGAGCACCTGCGGGACAGCCTGCCACTGGATCCCCCTCCAGGGTTGGGCTTGTGAGCCCCGAAGGACCCCGCCCTCCGCCTTCTCCTCGGAGCTGCAGGGGGGCTCTGCCGACGCTGCAAGCGGACCCTGCAGGCGGCAGGAAAGGCCCAATGCCctctgctggggtggggggcgaaAGGGGTGTTAAGGGGAGGGAACGGGGCCTGTCCTCTCCCCTCTCCGGGCAGAGCCCCCGTCAGCCCCTGCACCTGATCTGGCCACCTCCCGGCGCAACGGGTTAACCATCTGTCTTAATTCCCAGGCTTGGCAGATTGCTCTCCCCTTTGGGAAAATGCAGGAAAATCAACAATTAACACTAATTAATCTCCTATTAACACCAGATAATGAGGATGGAGCTGCTCCGTGCAGCCGGCTCAGGCGCTGCTTCAGTCCAGTCCCAGAGAGAGGGAAGCCCCGGCTAAGGGGCGCCGCGCAGCCGCCTGAACCCCAGGGAGGTGCCGGGCCATGAGACCCCCGACGTGGGATTTGGCCTAGGGTGAACCTCGGGGCGGAAGCACAACGCCCGCTAGCCCAGGCCCCCCCAAAGGACCGCCCAGAAAGCAACAGGGGGGGGGCCCCGGGACAGCAAATAGAAGGAGCGGTGTGTTATCTGACGCTTCAGTAATGCAGAAGTCCTTGGAAAACATAATTTGCAGGGCGGGGGCGGGCAGAGCTAAATGCACATTGCCTTACTGAAGTAATGGACATGGGCGCCTAGAAGTCGTTATACCTGGGGTTTCAGCTCACCTAATGGGGCCATTCCCGTCGAGGCCCTACTACGACCAGAAGACAGAGCAGGGCCCGGCAGCGACTGGGCTGGAGAAATCGAGGAAGCCGGCCGTTGCCCCCCTGGCTGGCATCGACTCTATCGGGAGCATCTTCTGACTTCAGAAGGCTACCTGGCGGCCAGAGGGGGCGGCGGCGCCCAGTCCGGGGGCTGTAGAAGGGATGGGTCACGCTGCTCTCCTAGGTTTACCGAGTCTAGAAGAACAAAAGTGCGCAGCGCAAAGGAGCGACTGGCTCGCGCGCCTCGGCAGGGCCTCCTTCCTTGCGCTGTCAGGCTCTGGCGCTGGCCTCTGACTGCTGCCTCCCCTCGTCCCTCTCGTCGCAGGTCTTGCGCCACTGCTGCGCCTCCCCACGCACTGTCGAGGCCCTGATCAACTGTTACCAGCGCGTGCCCGTCACGGAGGAGTGGGCCGAGGCTGTGCCCGCCGAGCTGGTGCAGGTAAGTGCGCGGGATCCTGTGGTGGGGCGCAACAGCAAGAGCGGCTCGACGGGGCCCGTGCACCTCAAACACAGCGAGATTCCTCCAGGCTGCTGCGCTCTTGCCGTCCACCCTCCGGAGGGCCCTGGTGCTGCCGCAGGCTTTCCTTGCCCAGCCCTTGCTGGACAGTGGCAAGTGCGCAAAGGAGGACCCTGGGGGGAGCCGCCCTCCCCGTTTCTGACCGCCTCGCGGCTTCTCTCCTGGCAGCAACACCCGCGCCTCTTCCAGTCGCTCTTCGCCCTGGGCCAGAGTCCGCGCGCCCTGCAGCACTTGGCGCGCTGCGCAATCCGGAACCACCTCGAGGACCGCCTGATCCGCGCCCTGCCGGAGCTGCCCCTGCCGTCGGCCTTGCGCGACTTCGTGCTGCTCCGCTTCGAAGACGTCCTGTACTAGGCGGGGAGAGGGGCTGGCTGCCTCACTCCCGGAAGTCAGGAGGCGGGGGCAGGCGCAGTCCGAGGTGCGCAGCAGTTGAAGCCTCGGGGTGGGTCAGTGGGTGGGACTGGAGTCCGCTCTCTCAGTGCGAAGGCTCCTTGCGGGTCCGCCCCGTCGAAGCTGGCCGCCCAGGCGACCGCGTGCAGCTGCTCCAGACCACCGGCAGAGGGCACTGGAGGCAGCGCAATGCCTGAACTAAACTGCGGGGAAACTTTTCCAGGAGCGCAACTTGCCAACACCGGTTTGGGCTTAGGAACCGCGAGGCCTCCTGAGCTGCGGGCGGTGGCTTCGCTAAGGAGCGCTGCGTGGCCCCCTAAAATTGACCTAGACCAATACTGCAGGTAATACGTTTATTTGCCCACCAGCCGCAGATTCGCGTTCTTGAGATGCTCTTTCTCACGTCTCTCCATTGCTCCGGTTGCAATACTGGAATTGTCCCCTCTCTCCCCCAATTGCAGGGTTGCCTCCTTTGACGCGGCAGAAGCGCCACCGGATACACGGGGGCTTCTGAGCCTCTTCCCCAAAGGTGAGGCGCACCGGAGGGGGAACGCCAGGGGGCGCAGCTCCAGGACTCTGCTCCGAGCCGGAGAGATGACGTCATTCACCGGAGCGCCAAAAGAACtgaaggaacacccccccccaaaaaaaaccccaacaacacccCGCTTTGCTCTAGTGAATGAAGGAGGTGGTCATGAATGAGGGCactgtttgcatttctaattaaacgTTAAATGTTGCATTTCAGCTGACTGAAAAATCCTTCAATGTGTTTTATATGTTGAATATAAGCAGTGATTGATCCTGTTCTTCGGGTGGGGGGCAGTGTACCTGTTCTTCGGGTGGGGGGCAGTGTATCTATGGATGAGCATGCATTTTTGGACTGTACTGGAGGCCTGGCTTGGGGTTTATGGACTACGAGCCTTTACAAATACGCCACAGGTTGCATCTCCAGGTGGAGGGTGTCACGCAAGCTACACCGGCTGCAATTCCCTCTTCCGCACACAACTCCTGAGTCCTGACGGTCTCCTCCGTTTGCATCTGCCCGCCTCATGGAAATGAGTAGAGGGACCCCTGGGGGCTGAAGAAGCGGGTTGCTAAATCGTCTGACCTGGGATGAGGGAGCTTCTCACGCCAGCTGATTTTCTCTGGCCAGCTAACAGCATAGTTAGAGCCACAATAGAgccgcaataaaataaaataattcgcAGCATACAACCATTCCAGAAAAGAGCAATAAAGCCGGCTTTACAGGATAGATAGCTAAAAATACACAAGC is a window of Zootoca vivipara chromosome 12, rZooViv1.1, whole genome shotgun sequence DNA encoding:
- the ASB10 gene encoding ankyrin repeat and SOCS box protein 10: MSRSLPSSSSSRASRWRSLGLDAELRWKWEGAKSQGSCQGPVASWGRRTHKEPPSECRDMVVQNALYTGDLAGVQRHFSERAEVNLVIHAKSQDLRWTSQKWGLWALTYEQELTTPLHITASRGYLECLRHLLLRGADVDLAPGGRTALHEACAAATTDCVRLLLSFGADPLAVSEGGLQSLHLCRSPASLECARLLLCHGARVNCVSEEEEDTPLHLAARLGLAGHVRLFLSYGASLEARNAEGQTPLNAACAQAHPPEALGDCYEVCRQLVEAGASVDAPDADRQRPLHLACKAANPRVVALLLARGASVNIMSYSGNTALHNILQVAAYKLEHRPELVVRDLLNHGAVRVWPGALLKVLRHCCASPRTVEALINCYQRVPVTEEWAEAVPAELVQQHPRLFQSLFALGQSPRALQHLARCAIRNHLEDRLIRALPELPLPSALRDFVLLRFEDVLY